Proteins encoded in a region of the Armatimonadota bacterium genome:
- the tdh gene encoding L-threonine 3-dehydrogenase encodes MKAIAKTRPAPGVEIIDVPEPEVRPGCVKLKVERGSVCGTDLHIYNWDAWSSNRIHPPRIIGHEFCGTVIEVGEGVTTHKVGDFVSSESHIVDADDPDYLRGDGHIAQSTRLLGVDVDGGFAPYAVIPALNARHTPSVVPKTVASMQDALGNAVHTVMDGPVEGQTILITGMGPIGLFAVAICKCLGAAKVYATEVSPYRIDLAEKLGADVVLDPSKQDVSCELRKLEPRGVDGTLEMSGKRSALDLAVEHTRPGGRLSLLGLYAESEIGVDLNRLIFKGLRVHGIIGRRMWETWDQMTWLLSEKGLDVTPVVTHELPYYEVVAAMEAMKKGEAGKIVLKFDD; translated from the coding sequence ATGAAGGCGATCGCAAAGACGCGACCCGCGCCTGGAGTCGAGATCATCGACGTCCCCGAGCCGGAGGTCCGGCCGGGCTGCGTCAAGCTGAAGGTCGAAAGGGGCTCGGTGTGCGGGACGGACCTGCACATCTACAACTGGGACGCTTGGTCCAGCAACCGGATCCATCCGCCGCGGATCATTGGCCACGAGTTCTGCGGCACGGTCATCGAGGTCGGCGAGGGCGTGACGACCCACAAGGTCGGCGACTTCGTCTCGAGCGAGTCGCACATCGTCGACGCCGACGATCCCGATTACCTTCGCGGGGACGGGCACATCGCCCAGTCGACCCGGCTGCTCGGAGTGGACGTGGACGGGGGGTTCGCACCTTACGCCGTGATCCCGGCCCTGAACGCGCGGCACACGCCGAGCGTGGTGCCGAAGACGGTCGCCAGCATGCAGGACGCTCTCGGCAACGCGGTCCACACGGTCATGGACGGCCCGGTCGAAGGTCAGACGATCTTGATCACGGGAATGGGGCCGATCGGCCTTTTCGCGGTCGCGATCTGCAAGTGCCTGGGAGCGGCGAAAGTCTATGCGACCGAAGTCAGCCCGTACCGGATCGACTTGGCCGAGAAGCTTGGTGCAGACGTGGTCCTCGACCCATCGAAGCAAGACGTGTCCTGCGAGCTGAGGAAGCTGGAGCCGCGAGGGGTGGACGGCACGCTCGAGATGTCAGGCAAGCGATCGGCCTTGGACCTGGCGGTCGAGCACACGCGCCCAGGCGGTCGTCTGAGCCTGCTCGGGCTCTATGCCGAATCCGAGATCGGAGTCGACCTCAACAGGCTGATCTTCAAGGGGCTCAGGGTGCACGGGATCATCGGTCGGCGGATGTGGGAGACATGGGACCAAATGACATGGCTCCTTTCTGAGAAGGGTCTGGACGTCACTCCGGTCGTGACCCACGAACTGCCGTACTACGAAGTCGTCGCCGCGATGGAAGCGATGAAGAAGGGCGAAGCGGGCAAGATCGTCCTCAAGTTCGACGACTGA
- a CDS encoding response regulator transcription factor, producing MKVLIVDDEPTLCETVETKLRRKGYTTFTAESAEDGMRLFKLVKPDIILLDVMLPNRSGYELCQAVRKGSQVPVIFLTAKASEEDRVAGLEMGADDYVVKPFSLAELAVRVKNVLRRSVGDPTVGDAVEFPWLLVDPRTHEAFVNKSGADAVAASDDFRITLSPKEFALLHFLARNPGQVFSRDTLLDRVWGADAFVSPRTVDVHVRWLREQIETDPASPVHVLTVRGVGYKFVG from the coding sequence ATGAAAGTCCTGATCGTCGACGACGAACCCACCCTTTGCGAAACCGTCGAGACCAAACTCCGCCGCAAGGGTTACACGACCTTCACGGCGGAATCCGCCGAAGACGGCATGCGCCTCTTCAAACTGGTCAAACCCGACATCATCCTTCTCGACGTGATGCTCCCGAACCGCTCCGGTTACGAGCTCTGCCAAGCCGTCCGGAAAGGGAGCCAAGTCCCGGTCATCTTCCTCACGGCCAAGGCGTCGGAAGAAGACCGGGTCGCCGGACTCGAAATGGGGGCCGACGATTATGTCGTCAAACCGTTCTCACTGGCCGAGCTGGCCGTCAGGGTCAAAAACGTCCTGCGGCGCTCGGTCGGCGATCCGACCGTCGGCGACGCCGTCGAGTTCCCCTGGCTGCTCGTCGACCCACGGACCCACGAGGCGTTCGTCAACAAGTCGGGAGCGGACGCCGTGGCCGCGTCCGACGACTTCCGGATCACCTTGTCCCCGAAGGAGTTCGCCTTACTCCACTTTCTGGCCCGGAACCCGGGCCAGGTCTTCTCCCGCGACACGCTTCTTGACCGCGTTTGGGGTGCAGACGCCTTCGTGTCCCCGAGGACGGTCGACGTCCATGTCCGCTGGCTCCGGGAACAGATCGAGACCGACCCTGCCTCCCCTGTCCACGTCTTGACGGTCCGAGGCGTGGGTTACAAGTTCGTCGGCTAA
- a CDS encoding alpha-mannosidase translates to MLKHPDLTLDRIRQFLKRDLELGSVTESAELDVEFGDGKSWKSVATGFAWGPAYQEGWYRLKFKVPAEWAGRSLAVCFEKPEIWGIRDGSVEATVWSEGVPCGVLDYGHLYHRLTERAEGGEGFELHLQCFAHNAETTVHGKEKPRTAKPEVNKGFWLVCLDQDAIDLAYDVSFGLSLYEGTPLGSPVRDVVLRALNDVCNHYRPRNKKAVSHCRRIVREAMDSLGEQTSHEVVPVGHAHLDTAWLWPLSVTHLKMAHTTVAQLGLIDRYPEHVFVHSQASQYEWLEKENPDLFQRMRRAVRKGQWEPLGSMWVEADCNLTGGEALIRQFLYGRRYFREKLGVETIDMWLPDVFGYSAALPQILHKFGIKAFLTQKLSWNQFNKIPHHTFWWQGIDGTKVWTHFPPANTYCASCEPKEIAKSVADYKDSGRSDRSLYVYGFGDGGAGPTERHIEYLRRARTAPGMPVVASRKKAAEFFRESLDNSSDLCTWVGELYFELHRGTYTSQAANKRSNRECEFLLRDAELLATFCDHKGGYPAETLEAAWKLVLLNQFHDIIPGSSVREVYEDSAKDYDEVRRLAGGIVAECLEHTGRKLDTSQMRRPLAVFHNSTLPSQVEVPWTDKDVPASVVCGDESLPVQLVDDFGGSKLVFQTPSLALGAVAVADLVESAPTFLPRLKAGGRRLESHEFSVRFDGNGNITGIQTLDDDPIEFVAPGKVANALQIFDDRPLFWDAWDVDVYALETQRDLLRSESFEVVERGPVRVAVEVVRKFGDSVFRQRISLGPTPGIRFDTWIDWREEDKMLKVAFPLNVNATKATFEIQFGHVERPTHRNTSWDLARFEVCAQKWADLSEGGHGAALLNTGKYGHDVLDDTLRLTLLRSPKAPDPTCDMGVHRFTYVLLPHYDQVPHSDVIAAAYAVNAEPRTVMLEPASGLNAHLPRFVACDNGDLVIEAVKRAEDSGLVLVRLYECHNTRGNGQIQCAMPVKRAWSADLNEAKQHELDVQDGFVRFAYKPFEIVTLLLEV, encoded by the coding sequence ATGCTCAAGCACCCCGACCTGACTCTGGACCGTATCCGACAGTTCCTCAAGCGAGACCTCGAACTCGGGAGTGTAACGGAGTCGGCCGAGCTCGACGTGGAGTTCGGCGACGGTAAGTCGTGGAAGTCGGTCGCCACGGGTTTCGCGTGGGGGCCGGCGTACCAGGAGGGGTGGTACCGGCTCAAGTTCAAGGTTCCCGCGGAGTGGGCGGGCCGCTCTTTGGCCGTCTGTTTCGAAAAACCAGAAATCTGGGGCATCCGTGACGGGTCGGTGGAGGCGACGGTCTGGAGCGAGGGTGTGCCGTGCGGTGTCTTGGACTATGGCCACTTGTACCACCGCTTGACGGAGAGGGCCGAGGGCGGAGAAGGGTTCGAGCTTCACCTGCAATGCTTCGCGCACAACGCGGAGACCACGGTCCATGGAAAAGAGAAGCCCCGGACAGCGAAGCCAGAGGTCAACAAGGGTTTTTGGCTCGTTTGCCTCGACCAGGACGCGATCGACCTCGCTTATGACGTGTCGTTCGGCCTCAGCCTTTACGAGGGGACCCCACTGGGAAGCCCGGTCCGGGACGTCGTTCTACGAGCCTTGAACGACGTCTGTAACCACTATCGGCCTCGGAACAAGAAGGCCGTGTCCCACTGCCGACGGATCGTCAGGGAGGCCATGGATTCGCTCGGAGAGCAGACTTCGCACGAGGTCGTGCCGGTCGGTCACGCCCACCTCGACACGGCGTGGTTATGGCCCCTCAGCGTCACCCACCTGAAAATGGCGCACACGACGGTCGCCCAACTCGGGTTGATCGACCGGTATCCCGAGCACGTCTTCGTCCACAGCCAGGCCTCGCAGTACGAATGGCTCGAAAAGGAAAACCCTGACCTCTTCCAGCGGATGCGGCGGGCCGTCCGAAAAGGGCAATGGGAACCTCTCGGCTCGATGTGGGTCGAGGCGGACTGCAACCTCACGGGCGGTGAAGCCCTGATCCGGCAGTTCCTCTACGGCCGGCGGTACTTCCGCGAGAAACTCGGGGTCGAGACGATCGACATGTGGCTGCCCGACGTCTTCGGTTACTCGGCCGCCCTTCCCCAAATCCTGCACAAGTTCGGCATCAAGGCGTTCCTGACCCAAAAGCTGAGTTGGAACCAGTTCAACAAGATCCCCCACCACACGTTTTGGTGGCAAGGCATCGACGGCACAAAGGTCTGGACGCACTTCCCGCCTGCGAACACGTATTGCGCGAGCTGTGAGCCTAAGGAGATCGCGAAGAGCGTGGCCGACTATAAGGATTCGGGTCGATCGGACCGCTCCCTTTACGTTTACGGCTTCGGCGACGGGGGCGCAGGACCGACCGAACGGCACATCGAGTACCTCCGTCGGGCGCGGACGGCTCCGGGCATGCCTGTCGTCGCGAGCCGAAAGAAGGCGGCCGAGTTTTTCCGGGAGAGCCTCGACAACAGCTCCGATCTCTGTACGTGGGTGGGGGAACTGTACTTCGAACTCCATCGCGGGACGTACACCAGCCAAGCCGCGAACAAACGCTCCAACCGTGAGTGCGAGTTCCTTCTGCGGGATGCCGAGCTCTTGGCCACGTTCTGCGACCACAAGGGCGGTTATCCGGCCGAAACCCTGGAAGCCGCTTGGAAGCTCGTCTTGCTCAACCAGTTCCACGACATCATTCCGGGTTCTTCGGTGCGCGAAGTCTATGAAGACAGCGCCAAGGACTACGACGAGGTGCGACGTCTGGCGGGCGGCATCGTGGCCGAGTGTCTCGAGCATACGGGCCGTAAGCTCGACACGTCCCAGATGAGGCGTCCTCTCGCCGTGTTCCACAACAGCACGCTGCCGTCCCAGGTCGAGGTTCCTTGGACGGACAAGGACGTTCCGGCGAGCGTGGTGTGCGGAGACGAATCGTTGCCGGTCCAACTGGTCGACGATTTTGGCGGATCCAAGCTGGTGTTCCAGACGCCGTCGTTGGCGCTCGGGGCCGTGGCCGTCGCCGACCTAGTCGAGAGCGCACCCACGTTCCTTCCGAGGCTCAAGGCGGGCGGGCGCCGACTCGAGAGCCACGAGTTCTCGGTCCGGTTCGACGGCAACGGCAACATCACCGGCATCCAGACCTTGGACGATGACCCGATCGAGTTCGTGGCCCCTGGAAAGGTGGCGAACGCCCTTCAGATCTTCGACGACAGGCCGTTGTTCTGGGACGCTTGGGACGTCGACGTCTATGCCCTTGAGACCCAGCGAGACCTGCTCAGAAGCGAGAGCTTCGAGGTCGTAGAACGGGGCCCGGTCCGAGTCGCGGTCGAGGTCGTCCGAAAGTTCGGCGACTCCGTGTTCCGACAGAGGATCAGTCTTGGCCCGACCCCAGGAATCCGGTTCGACACGTGGATCGACTGGAGGGAAGAAGACAAAATGTTGAAGGTGGCGTTCCCGCTGAACGTCAATGCGACCAAGGCGACGTTCGAGATCCAGTTCGGGCACGTCGAAAGGCCGACCCACCGTAACACGTCATGGGACCTCGCCCGGTTCGAGGTCTGCGCGCAGAAGTGGGCCGACTTGAGCGAAGGCGGACACGGCGCAGCCTTGCTCAACACCGGCAAGTACGGCCACGACGTCCTCGACGACACCCTTCGCCTCACGCTCCTTCGGTCTCCGAAAGCACCCGATCCAACTTGCGACATGGGGGTCCACCGGTTCACGTACGTCCTCCTGCCGCACTACGACCAGGTCCCTCACAGCGACGTCATCGCGGCCGCTTACGCGGTCAACGCCGAGCCCCGTACGGTCATGCTGGAGCCCGCGTCCGGACTGAACGCGCACTTGCCCCGGTTCGTCGCGTGCGACAACGGCGACCTGGTGATCGAAGCGGTCAAGCGGGCTGAAGACTCGGGCCTCGTCCTCGTCCGGCTCTACGAGTGCCACAACACGCGCGGGAACGGGCAGATCCAATGCGCGATGCCGGTCAAGAGGGCGTGGTCGGCCGACCTGAACGAGGCCAAGCAACACGAGCTCGACGTTCAAGACGGGTTCGTAAGGTTCGCGTACAAGCCGTTCGAGATCGTGACGCTGCTTCTCGAAGTGTAA
- a CDS encoding DNA-processing protein DprA → MGSSGTLASEVALAALYLRGGPPRGPLRRARWPLVRDALLRLAPALTDMAAALRDCGLWEESTVLAEPGRTDWALPVVEEGRALTAASPDYPERWVRALGASAPAALWVRGRAPTGETVSIAGSREPDPEDVSFVTETATTALTLGLSVVSGGARGIDSAAARAASNVSEGRTVAVYPCGLDLVEPDAAVCQLSLCEPWAGFSPAQAMERNTLIYAASPLTVVVRPRYRTGGTWAGAVDSMRRRTSQSAVWGPDGDDATEALVRLGAYRIMDANELEGLREAAVARERGSAPVLDGL, encoded by the coding sequence ATGGGGAGCTCGGGGACGCTTGCGTCCGAAGTGGCGTTGGCCGCGCTCTATCTCCGTGGCGGACCCCCGCGAGGGCCTCTTCGCAGGGCTCGCTGGCCACTGGTCCGTGACGCCCTCCTCCGCCTCGCACCCGCGTTGACCGACATGGCTGCCGCATTGCGGGACTGCGGCCTTTGGGAAGAGTCGACCGTTCTTGCCGAGCCTGGCCGTACCGATTGGGCGCTCCCGGTCGTCGAGGAAGGCCGAGCCCTGACGGCGGCGTCTCCGGACTATCCCGAGCGATGGGTCAGGGCCCTTGGTGCGTCCGCTCCGGCCGCCTTGTGGGTTCGGGGCCGGGCCCCGACCGGCGAAACGGTCTCGATCGCGGGATCCCGCGAGCCGGATCCCGAAGACGTCTCCTTCGTGACCGAGACCGCGACGACGGCCCTGACCCTTGGACTGTCCGTCGTCAGTGGAGGAGCCCGAGGCATCGACAGCGCTGCGGCGCGGGCCGCGTCGAACGTCTCGGAGGGCCGGACCGTGGCCGTCTATCCGTGCGGTTTGGACCTGGTCGAGCCAGACGCGGCGGTCTGTCAACTCTCGCTTTGTGAACCGTGGGCAGGCTTTAGCCCGGCCCAAGCGATGGAACGGAACACGTTGATCTACGCGGCGTCTCCCTTGACCGTCGTCGTAAGGCCTCGGTACCGGACAGGCGGCACTTGGGCCGGAGCGGTCGATTCGATGCGGCGTCGGACGTCGCAGTCTGCGGTCTGGGGGCCAGACGGGGACGACGCCACCGAGGCGCTCGTCCGGCTCGGCGCTTACCGGATCATGGACGCCAACGAGCTTGAAGGGCTCCGTGAGGCTGCGGTCGCGCGTGAGCGCGGATCTGCTCCGGTGCTCGACGGGCTTTAA
- the ruvC gene encoding crossover junction endodeoxyribonuclease RuvC — protein sequence MVVLGIDPGLERIGYGIVRREGSRLTCLGLGLIQTPRIATVDRLSQIFDEVTDLVRSYRPDAVATERLFYAKNQTTVIEVAKAIGVVHLALARAGLHPAELSPPEVKLAVVGNGRAEKRQVQFMVQRLLGLVEAPKPDDVADGLALAIALALRGGAQA from the coding sequence ATGGTCGTCCTGGGCATAGATCCTGGGCTCGAGCGCATCGGCTATGGGATCGTCCGTCGGGAAGGGTCTCGGCTGACCTGTCTTGGGCTGGGCCTGATCCAGACGCCGCGCATCGCGACCGTCGACCGGCTTTCCCAGATCTTCGACGAGGTGACGGACCTTGTCCGGTCGTACCGTCCGGACGCCGTCGCCACAGAAAGGTTGTTCTACGCCAAGAACCAGACCACCGTCATCGAAGTCGCCAAGGCGATCGGCGTCGTGCACCTGGCGCTTGCCCGGGCCGGCCTCCATCCCGCCGAACTGTCCCCGCCAGAGGTCAAGTTGGCGGTCGTCGGGAACGGCCGGGCCGAAAAACGGCAGGTGCAGTTCATGGTCCAAAGGCTGCTGGGCCTTGTGGAGGCGCCGAAGCCGGACGACGTGGCCGACGGCCTGGCATTGGCGATCGCCCTGGCGCTCCGCGGTGGCGCCCAGGCTTAA
- a CDS encoding OmpA family protein, translating to MQDGTPIIIKKKKGHGHAHHGGAWKVAYADFVTAMMAFFMVMWIMGMDQPTREVIAGYFKDPVGFAKNIPKTKVNLVNNTGSLMTQPGKAGPDNGKKNEITMMRRVEEKVKKAVEADPGLKQLIAKKGLEVKMTPEGLEIELIENETNSELFFKLGSSEVRSQAKSVLARLAPVLGATKRKMVVDGHTDARPLTRPDYDNFDLSHDRANAVRRLLVKDGCGPDQFLAVRGYAANQLRNAKDPNHFSNRRVSILLPYAFKESSIEGLPADLNRESIEGVFRMPQVRPDEPAVKP from the coding sequence ATGCAAGACGGCACCCCGATCATCATCAAGAAGAAAAAGGGCCACGGCCACGCCCATCACGGCGGAGCCTGGAAGGTGGCCTATGCCGACTTCGTGACGGCGATGATGGCGTTCTTCATGGTCATGTGGATCATGGGTATGGACCAGCCGACGCGCGAGGTCATCGCCGGCTATTTCAAAGACCCGGTCGGATTCGCGAAGAACATTCCGAAGACGAAGGTCAACCTTGTCAACAACACCGGGAGCCTGATGACGCAACCCGGAAAGGCTGGCCCTGACAACGGCAAGAAGAACGAGATCACGATGATGCGCCGGGTCGAGGAGAAAGTCAAGAAGGCCGTCGAAGCCGACCCTGGCCTGAAGCAACTCATCGCCAAGAAGGGGCTCGAGGTCAAGATGACGCCCGAGGGACTCGAGATCGAACTGATCGAGAACGAGACGAACTCCGAACTCTTCTTCAAACTGGGCAGCAGCGAAGTCCGTTCGCAGGCCAAGTCCGTCCTTGCCAGATTGGCGCCCGTTTTGGGCGCGACGAAGCGAAAAATGGTCGTCGACGGCCATACCGACGCCCGCCCGCTGACCCGTCCGGACTACGACAACTTCGACTTGTCGCACGACCGCGCCAACGCCGTCCGACGCTTGTTGGTCAAAGACGGATGCGGCCCGGACCAGTTCCTCGCTGTGCGGGGTTACGCCGCCAACCAGCTCCGGAACGCGAAGGACCCGAACCACTTCAGCAACCGTCGGGTCTCGATCCTCCTTCCGTACGCCTTTAAGGAGTCGTCGATCGAAGGGCTCCCGGCCGACCTGAACCGCGAAAGCATCGAAGGCGTTTTCCGGATGCCGCAGGTCCGTCCCGACGAACCTGCCGTCAAGCCCTGA
- the motA gene encoding flagellar motor stator protein MotA: MFTFIGIIIGVVCTIVGYVIHGGQIGALIQINEFIILGGAGLGIFLGSNGMPVLQQTIKALTGLLKPGISKQDYIDLLRMMYQLFTVARKEGLLGLEKHVEEPENSDIMKKFPSFLNNHHAVHFFCDTMKVILTGAVGPHDLSEMMELDLEVAHAEETVPADALQNVADAMPAVGIVAAVLGIIITMGKIGGDPAAIGHSVAAALAGTFFGIFIGYVIIAPMSKSISNRVRAGGQYMTCIRYALFSFARGESPITCVEFARRNIDPTVRPGFQELEKAVKEKDAA, translated from the coding sequence ATGTTCACCTTTATCGGCATCATCATTGGTGTGGTCTGCACCATCGTGGGGTACGTCATCCACGGTGGCCAGATCGGTGCGCTGATCCAGATCAACGAGTTCATCATCCTCGGCGGCGCCGGGCTCGGGATCTTCCTGGGGTCGAACGGCATGCCCGTCCTCCAGCAGACGATCAAGGCCCTGACCGGCCTCCTCAAGCCGGGGATCTCGAAGCAGGACTATATCGACCTGCTCCGCATGATGTACCAGCTCTTCACCGTGGCTCGAAAGGAGGGCCTCCTCGGACTGGAAAAGCACGTCGAGGAACCGGAGAACAGCGACATCATGAAGAAGTTCCCGTCGTTCTTGAACAACCATCACGCCGTCCACTTCTTCTGCGACACGATGAAGGTCATCCTGACGGGCGCGGTCGGCCCCCATGACCTTTCTGAGATGATGGAACTCGACCTCGAGGTCGCTCACGCCGAGGAAACGGTCCCGGCGGACGCCCTTCAGAACGTCGCCGACGCCATGCCCGCCGTCGGGATCGTCGCGGCCGTCCTCGGCATCATCATCACGATGGGGAAGATCGGCGGCGACCCGGCCGCGATCGGCCACTCGGTCGCGGCAGCCCTTGCCGGAACGTTCTTCGGCATCTTCATCGGGTACGTCATCATCGCGCCGATGTCCAAGTCCATTTCGAACAGGGTCCGTGCGGGCGGGCAGTACATGACCTGCATCCGGTACGCGCTGTTCAGCTTTGCCCGGGGCGAGTCGCCCATCACTTGCGTCGAGTTCGCCCGCCGCAACATCGATCCGACCGTCCGACCCGGATTCCAGGAACTCGAAAAGGCGGTCAAAGAGAAGGACGCCGCCTAA
- the mutL gene encoding DNA mismatch repair endonuclease MutL, producing the protein MTVFRPVVRLLDPHTVNQIAAGEVVERPSSAVKELVENALDAQATAIEVRLEDWGRRLIEVSDDGCGMDADTIPVALQRHATSKITRVEDLMSVSSLGFRGEALPSIASVSRMTVQSGQGGGVRAVVVCESGRVSTPTATAGPQGTTVTVEDLFYNTPARLKFLKSDATELAACVEVVSKCAVANPRVRFTLRHGSGTLVQTSGSGDFGTVVAEVWGREVARALAPVDFYNGQARVRGFVSPPHFTKPTRALQWFMVNGRPVRSKTLQAALDQALRSLTPEKRFPVAVLNVEVDPARVDVNVSPTKSEVRFHMEGGVFDAVRRGVAAALIATGMVPHAEGVAAANAALESASGQADIFSALSDFGAPHGSWTPLPSAVGAAEPPFSSVPTPSPETAFLTGLRVLGQVDDTFIIAENASSLLVIDQHVAHERIIYEHLRDSRGAGAVERQALLEPETLHLDRRSVELLTERLSELEVIGFTLEPFGGESFIVRSVPALWRGRPPLVALRDLADELADGLGQGCLSTLRDDVYIMCSCKMAVKAGDPLGLAEMERLIQDLAKTENPYLCPHGRPITIVLPKSDLYRRFKRC; encoded by the coding sequence GTGACCGTATTCCGACCGGTCGTCCGGCTCCTTGACCCCCATACCGTCAACCAGATCGCGGCGGGCGAGGTCGTGGAACGGCCGTCTTCCGCCGTCAAGGAACTGGTCGAAAACGCGCTCGACGCCCAAGCCACGGCGATCGAAGTCCGCCTCGAGGACTGGGGCCGACGACTTATCGAAGTGTCCGACGACGGTTGCGGAATGGACGCCGATACGATCCCCGTGGCCCTCCAACGGCACGCGACGTCGAAGATCACACGGGTCGAAGACCTCATGAGCGTCTCGTCCTTGGGCTTCCGCGGTGAAGCCCTGCCCTCGATCGCATCGGTGTCCCGAATGACCGTCCAAAGCGGCCAAGGCGGAGGCGTCCGGGCCGTCGTCGTCTGCGAATCCGGACGCGTCTCGACCCCGACTGCGACCGCCGGCCCACAAGGGACGACCGTCACGGTCGAAGACCTTTTCTACAACACCCCCGCCCGCCTGAAGTTCTTGAAGTCGGACGCGACGGAGTTGGCCGCCTGCGTGGAGGTCGTCTCGAAGTGCGCGGTGGCGAACCCCCGCGTCCGGTTCACCTTGCGCCACGGATCGGGCACGCTCGTCCAAACGAGCGGGAGTGGCGATTTCGGCACCGTGGTCGCGGAAGTCTGGGGCCGCGAGGTCGCCCGAGCCCTGGCACCCGTCGATTTCTACAACGGACAAGCCCGGGTCCGCGGCTTCGTCTCACCTCCCCACTTTACGAAGCCGACGCGCGCGCTCCAGTGGTTCATGGTCAACGGACGGCCGGTGCGCTCGAAGACGCTCCAAGCCGCGCTTGACCAAGCCTTGCGGTCCTTGACCCCCGAAAAGCGCTTTCCGGTCGCCGTCCTCAACGTGGAGGTCGATCCTGCGCGGGTCGACGTCAACGTTTCGCCGACCAAGAGCGAAGTGCGCTTCCACATGGAAGGCGGCGTGTTCGACGCCGTCCGCCGAGGGGTGGCCGCAGCTTTGATCGCGACGGGAATGGTCCCCCATGCCGAGGGCGTCGCAGCCGCCAATGCCGCCCTCGAATCGGCCTCGGGGCAAGCCGACATCTTCAGCGCCCTCTCCGATTTCGGCGCCCCCCATGGTTCGTGGACGCCTTTGCCGTCCGCCGTCGGTGCCGCGGAGCCACCTTTTTCGAGCGTTCCGACGCCGAGCCCGGAAACCGCGTTCCTGACGGGCTTGCGCGTTCTTGGGCAGGTCGACGACACGTTCATCATCGCCGAAAACGCGTCCAGCCTCCTCGTCATCGACCAGCACGTGGCCCATGAGCGGATCATCTACGAGCACCTCCGGGACAGTCGCGGAGCCGGCGCGGTCGAACGTCAAGCCTTACTCGAACCCGAGACGCTGCACTTGGACCGCCGCTCGGTCGAACTCTTGACCGAACGCCTCTCCGAACTGGAAGTCATAGGGTTCACCCTGGAACCGTTCGGAGGGGAGAGCTTCATCGTCCGCTCTGTCCCCGCCCTTTGGAGGGGCCGGCCGCCGCTCGTCGCCCTGCGGGACCTGGCCGACGAACTGGCCGACGGACTGGGCCAAGGCTGCTTGTCGACTCTCCGCGACGACGTCTACATCATGTGCTCCTGCAAGATGGCGGTCAAGGCCGGCGACCCGCTCGGACTGGCCGAGATGGAGCGCTTGATCCAAGACCTGGCGAAGACGGAAAACCCGTACTTGTGCCCCCACGGTCGTCCGATCACGATCGTGCTTCCTAAGTCAGACCTCTACCGCCGGTTCAAGCGGTGTTGA
- a CDS encoding succinate dehydrogenase — MRESYFWHKVHSLTGIVPVGFYMVQHLTLNSFSLAGPTKFNGVIGFFSSIPAHVLLLLEVVAIWVPLAFHAVYGVFIVSRNSDNYSQPAYKFRENRYYRLQRWSGVAAFLFLVGHVATTTVRAKAQGEAVIQYDAWHQLLTSNGYIVFVLYALGVTACSYHLAYGIWNFCIRWGITVGEKSQAAMGKFASVAFIVLSLLGIGALFGFVRPLFPSAEQPVEAKSAQSQGLLPAKL, encoded by the coding sequence ATGCGAGAGAGCTACTTCTGGCACAAGGTCCACTCCCTGACCGGGATCGTGCCCGTCGGCTTCTACATGGTCCAGCACCTGACCCTGAACAGCTTCAGCCTCGCCGGGCCGACGAAGTTCAACGGGGTCATCGGGTTTTTCTCGTCCATACCCGCCCACGTCCTGCTCCTCCTCGAAGTCGTCGCGATCTGGGTGCCGTTAGCCTTCCATGCGGTCTACGGCGTTTTCATCGTCTCCCGCAACAGCGACAACTACTCGCAGCCCGCCTACAAGTTCCGGGAGAACCGGTACTACCGCCTCCAGCGCTGGTCCGGGGTCGCGGCGTTCCTGTTCCTCGTCGGCCACGTGGCGACGACGACCGTCCGGGCTAAGGCGCAGGGTGAAGCCGTGATCCAGTACGACGCCTGGCACCAGCTTTTGACTTCGAACGGATACATCGTTTTCGTCCTCTACGCCCTTGGCGTGACGGCCTGCTCCTATCACCTCGCCTACGGGATCTGGAACTTCTGCATCCGGTGGGGCATCACCGTCGGCGAGAAGTCGCAAGCAGCGATGGGCAAGTTCGCGTCCGTCGCTTTCATCGTCCTCAGCCTGCTCGGGATCGGAGCCCTGTTCGGGTTCGTCCGTCCGCTCTTCCCTTCCGCCGAGCAACCAGTCGAAGCGAAGTCTGCCCAGTCGCAGGGCCTGCTCCCTGCGAAGCTCTAG